In Rhinatrema bivittatum chromosome 11, aRhiBiv1.1, whole genome shotgun sequence, a single window of DNA contains:
- the SMAP2 gene encoding stromal membrane-associated protein 2, with protein MTGKSVRDVDRYQAVLSSLLQQEENKYCADCRAKGPRWASWNIGVFVCIRCAGIHRNLGVHISRVKSVNLDQWTQEQIQCMQEMGNAKANRLYEAHLPESFRHPQMDQAAEAFIRDKYEKKKYMDRSLDVAALRKGRDDKRKPAAEDRQTPVVFEKVKMPQKKEELQSSQIKLPRLEEPVMDLLGLDIPVASSIPNGKPSSTLKNDLDLFGPTAPIPLSSSCQAINSPPMRTSNSSVPENLNLFPEASGKAEDPGKKQLSKDSILSLYGSQAPAQGAMFILPTHMAYSAAYSGFPALAPGSGMAGGTMAPPLGLMTQPTAAGMVAPVTVPAGYVSGMQAPYVAGTGGAPQPMYGVQPAQQLQWNIAQMTQHMAGINFYGATGMAGYGQPMGAGSTPGGNQTLGASQMWK; from the exons GGCCAAGATGGGCATCGTGGAACATCGGGGTGTTTGTCTGCATCCGCTGTGCTGGGATTCACCGCAACTTAGGGGTTCACATCTCCAGAGTGAAATCTGTGAACCTGGACCAGTGGACCCAGGAACAGATCCAG TGCATGCAGGAGATGGGCAATGCGAAGGCAAACCGGCTGTATGAGGCTCATCTGCCCGAGAGCTTCCGCCATCCACAGATGGACCA AGCAGCGGAAGCGTTTATCCGAGATAAGTATGAAAAGAAGAAATACATGGACAGGAGCCTGGACGTTGCTGCACTGAGG AAGGGGAGAGACGATAAAAGGAAGCCAGCAGCAGAGGACAGACAGACCCCTGTTGTGTTTGAAAAAGTGAAAATG CCACAAaagaaggaggagctgcagagctCCCAGATAAAGCTGCCCAGGCTGGAAGAGCCAGTGATGGACCTGCTGGGTCTGG ATATCCCTGTGGCCAGCAGCATCCCTAACGGAAAGCCCAGTAGCACTTTAAAGAATGATCTGGATCTATTTGGACCAACAGCGCCCATCCCACTCTCCAGTTCCTGCCAG GCCATTAACTCGCCACCAATGAGAACAAGCAATAGCTCGGTGCCTGAAAATCTCAACCTCTTTCCTGAAGCCAGCGGCAAAGCTGAGGACCCTGGGAAGAAGCAGCTGAGCAAAGACTCCATTCTTTCCCTGTACGGCTCCCAGGCGCCGGCTCAAG GTGCTATGTTCATCCTTCCCACACACATGGCGTACTCTGCAGCTTATAGCGGCTTCCCAGCACTAGCACCGGGCAGCGGCATGGCTGGGGGCACGATGGCACCTCCGCTTGGTCTGATGACGCAGCCAACAGCCGCGGGGATGGTAGCTCCAGTAACTGTGCCGGCAGGGTACGTGTCTGGCATGCAGGCGCCTTACGTTGCTGGCACGGGAGGGGCACCACAGCCCATGTATGGCGTGCAGCCGGCACAGCAGCTTCAGTGGAACATCGCACAG ATGACCCAGCACATGGCCGGGATAAACTTTTATGGTGCCACTGGAATGGCAGGATATGGACAGCCGATGGGAGCCGGAAGTACCCCGGGAGGTAACCAGACCCTCGGAGCGAGTCAGATGTGGAAATGA